A genomic segment from Streptomyces sp. NBC_00078 encodes:
- a CDS encoding AMP-binding protein, translated as MIYRSPEPTIEVPDVSLADHVLARAREFGDKVALVDATSSERLTYRELVEGVDAASGALARLGVRPGQVVAVMSHNQPRYPLAVYAALAIGAAVTPINPVLTTGELIKQLVGSQASVLITSEETAGKAAEAADAAGIELRFVLGEAEGFRPFSELTGSGASRPRVALDPATAIAALPFSSGTTGLSKGVMLTHRNLVANLEQIAAGWPVTQDEVLAAALPFFHIYGFTIILNSALKAGATVVTLARYSLPAYLRMVQEHRVTRAFLAPPMVLGLATDDEVGGYDLSSLRLAICGAAPLDVDVTERAERRLGCLIRQGYGMTEASPGTNSVPDAEFATTPAGSVGRLMPSTEARLVDPVTGDDCDPGQPGELWIRGPQVMAGYLDNPAATAETLVADGWLRTGDIVKVDESGNFWVVDRLKELIKYKGYQVAPAELESLLLTHPEVRDAAVVGMPHAEGGEAPKAFVVSSAPLDPDDLMKWVAERVAPYKKVRAVEFVSEVPRSAAGKILRRLLK; from the coding sequence ATGATCTACCGCAGTCCCGAGCCAACCATTGAAGTTCCCGACGTCTCGCTCGCGGATCATGTCCTGGCGCGAGCCCGGGAGTTCGGCGACAAGGTCGCCCTGGTCGACGCGACCTCGAGTGAACGGCTGACCTACCGCGAACTCGTGGAGGGTGTCGACGCCGCGTCCGGGGCGCTGGCTCGGCTCGGCGTGCGACCCGGGCAGGTCGTCGCCGTGATGAGTCACAATCAACCCCGTTATCCGCTCGCGGTATACGCGGCGCTCGCGATCGGCGCCGCCGTCACTCCGATCAATCCGGTGCTCACCACCGGCGAACTGATCAAGCAGCTCGTCGGCTCGCAGGCAAGCGTCCTGATCACGTCGGAGGAAACGGCGGGGAAAGCGGCCGAGGCCGCTGACGCAGCGGGCATTGAGCTCCGGTTCGTCCTCGGCGAGGCGGAGGGCTTCCGGCCGTTCAGCGAACTGACCGGCTCCGGCGCCTCCCGTCCCCGGGTGGCCCTCGATCCCGCCACCGCGATCGCGGCCCTGCCGTTCTCCAGTGGCACGACCGGCCTGTCGAAGGGGGTGATGCTGACCCACCGCAACCTGGTCGCCAACCTCGAGCAGATCGCCGCCGGGTGGCCGGTTACCCAGGACGAGGTCCTCGCGGCTGCGTTGCCGTTCTTTCACATCTACGGGTTTACGATCATCCTCAACTCCGCGCTCAAAGCCGGTGCGACGGTCGTGACGCTGGCCCGCTACAGCCTTCCGGCGTACCTGAGGATGGTGCAGGAACACCGCGTGACCCGGGCGTTCCTGGCACCTCCGATGGTGCTGGGTCTGGCCACGGACGATGAGGTCGGCGGCTACGACCTGTCCTCACTGCGGTTGGCCATCTGTGGGGCGGCGCCCTTGGACGTGGACGTGACCGAACGCGCTGAACGACGGTTGGGCTGCCTGATCCGTCAGGGGTACGGCATGACCGAGGCCAGTCCCGGCACGAACTCGGTGCCTGATGCCGAGTTCGCGACGACCCCGGCGGGGTCGGTTGGGCGCCTGATGCCTTCCACTGAGGCCCGTCTGGTCGACCCGGTCACCGGCGACGACTGCGATCCTGGGCAGCCCGGCGAGCTGTGGATCCGCGGCCCACAGGTGATGGCCGGTTATCTGGACAATCCCGCGGCGACCGCCGAGACACTCGTCGCGGACGGTTGGCTGCGGACGGGCGACATCGTCAAGGTGGACGAGTCCGGCAACTTCTGGGTCGTTGACCGCTTGAAGGAACTGATCAAGTACAAGGGCTACCAGGTCGCGCCCGCGGAGCTGGAGTCGTTGTTGCTCACGCACCCCGAGGTGCGAGACGCTGCTGTGGTCGGCATGCCACATGCGGAAGGCGGCGAAGCTCCGAAGGCCTTCGTGGTCTCCTCGGCACCCCTGGACCCGGACGACCTGATGAAGTGGGTCGCGGAACGGGTGGCGCCGTACAAGAAGGTGCGGGCGGTGGAGTTCGTGTCGGAGGTCCCGCGTTCGGCCGCGGGGAAGATCCTCCGCCGGCTCCTCAAGTAG
- a CDS encoding IclR family transcriptional regulator: MSRSARILEAFSQEEPALTVSEIARRAGLHVATASRLVAEMVGHGFLSRDVDRRVRIGVRLWELVTRASPTLSLRDTAMPFMEGVHDVVGHHVQFGVLDGEDVLFLERLSAPNAVINYTRIAGRLSLHASSSGLVLLAYGPTSLKEAVLSGPLIAYTSATPAVPARLRALLAEVRQQGYAYCPGYVHQEALGIAAPVRGAEGAVVAALSVIVPNESSAHAVVPVVRTAARGISRALSAPPTGESRPDGNESAT, from the coding sequence TTGTCTCGGTCCGCTCGCATCCTGGAGGCGTTCAGCCAGGAGGAGCCGGCGCTGACCGTCTCCGAGATCGCGCGCCGCGCCGGACTGCATGTGGCGACCGCCTCGCGATTGGTGGCGGAGATGGTAGGACACGGCTTTCTCAGCCGGGACGTCGACCGTCGGGTGCGGATCGGTGTGCGGCTGTGGGAGTTGGTGACACGGGCCTCGCCCACTTTGTCGTTGCGTGACACGGCGATGCCGTTCATGGAAGGCGTGCACGACGTCGTGGGCCATCATGTACAGTTCGGTGTTCTCGACGGGGAGGATGTCCTGTTCCTGGAACGGCTCTCGGCCCCCAACGCGGTGATCAACTACACCCGCATCGCTGGGCGTCTGTCCCTGCACGCATCCTCCAGCGGACTGGTGCTGCTGGCCTACGGCCCCACATCCCTGAAGGAAGCTGTCCTTTCGGGCCCGTTGATCGCCTACACGTCGGCCACTCCGGCCGTGCCCGCCCGGTTGCGTGCGCTCCTGGCCGAGGTCCGGCAGCAGGGATACGCCTATTGCCCCGGATACGTCCATCAAGAGGCTCTCGGAATCGCCGCTCCGGTACGCGGAGCCGAGGGTGCGGTGGTCGCGGCGCTGTCGGTCATCGTGCCCAACGAGTCGAGCGCCCATGCCGTCGTTCCCGTGGTCCGGACGGCTGCTCGGGGTATCTCCCGTGCCCTGAGCGCGCCCCCCACGGGGGAAAGCCGTCCTGACGGCAATGAGTCAGCCACATGA
- a CDS encoding PDR/VanB family oxidoreductase, whose translation MPVVVQSLLPTASQPSPSTVTLEVRSKHVVADGVVSLTLAHPDGVRLPDWTPGAHIDVVLPDGGARQYSLCGDRWDPYSYRIAVLRVPEGRGGSAYVHDQLALGARVGVGGPRNHFPLVPAERYLFIAGGIGITPLLSMLRQAQMTGADWQLLYGGRSRASMAFREELTDGHGRRVQVAPQDECGLLDLAAWLSEPAPGTKVYCCGPAPLLAAVERACAGWPPYSLRTERFTAAAADPARRAPFQVELRRSGQTVTVTRETSVLQTVRQAGVEVLSSCEQGSCGTCLTPVLEGTPDHRDSVLADHERAANDCMLPCVSRSRSARLVLDL comes from the coding sequence ATGCCAGTGGTCGTGCAGAGCCTGCTTCCGACAGCCTCACAGCCCTCTCCCTCCACCGTGACGCTGGAGGTCCGTTCCAAGCACGTCGTCGCCGACGGCGTCGTGTCCCTCACCCTGGCCCACCCGGACGGCGTGCGGCTGCCGGACTGGACACCAGGCGCTCACATTGATGTGGTCCTGCCGGACGGGGGTGCCCGGCAGTACTCGCTGTGCGGCGACCGCTGGGATCCCTACAGCTACCGCATCGCCGTGTTGCGGGTACCTGAGGGGCGCGGGGGATCGGCGTACGTGCATGATCAGCTGGCACTGGGGGCCCGGGTAGGCGTGGGCGGGCCGCGGAACCACTTCCCGCTGGTGCCGGCGGAGCGGTATCTCTTCATCGCGGGCGGCATCGGGATCACACCGCTGCTTTCGATGCTCCGTCAGGCACAAATGACGGGCGCCGATTGGCAGTTGCTCTACGGAGGCCGCAGCCGTGCTTCGATGGCATTCCGTGAGGAGCTCACGGACGGCCACGGCCGGCGCGTACAGGTCGCTCCTCAGGACGAATGCGGTCTGCTGGACCTGGCCGCCTGGCTGAGCGAGCCTGCGCCGGGCACCAAGGTGTACTGCTGTGGGCCGGCCCCTTTGCTCGCCGCCGTCGAGCGGGCGTGCGCCGGCTGGCCGCCGTACAGCCTGCGCACCGAACGCTTCACCGCGGCCGCGGCGGACCCCGCGCGCCGTGCGCCGTTCCAGGTGGAACTGCGGCGCAGCGGCCAAACGGTGACCGTGACCCGGGAGACCTCCGTCCTCCAGACGGTGCGACAGGCGGGAGTCGAGGTGCTGTCCTCCTGCGAGCAGGGATCCTGCGGGACCTGCCTCACGCCGGTGCTGGAGGGCACGCCAGATCATCGGGACTCGGTTCTGGCCGATCACGAACGCGCGGCCAACGACTGCATGCTGCCGTGTGTTTCCCGCTCCCGCTCAGCGCGCCTGGTCCTGGACCTCTGA
- a CDS encoding cytochrome P450 — translation MHALARYQEVHASLVDWQTFQSGAGVGLANFRHEKPWRAPSLLLEADPPHHDAPRRVLREALAPPALRRLRDVWQEAAEDLLDNVLAERGEDFDAFDALAKAFPLRVFPDAVGLGPDGRANLLPYGNMAFNAFGPVNDLVKSDAPRVADLSAWVNAQCAREALSEDGFGARIWAAADRGELTQQQAPLVVRSLLTAGVDTTVHGLAAALYAFATHPGEWQRLRERPELARVAFDEAVRWQSPVQTFFRTATTDVEIAGVRIPEGTKILMFLGSANCDPARWSDPDSFDLTRDPSGHVGFGMGIHQCVGQHVARLEAEALLTALARRVERIELTGEPRRHLNNTLRSWASIPVRVRTAR, via the coding sequence GTGCATGCCTTGGCCCGCTACCAGGAGGTGCACGCCTCCCTGGTCGACTGGCAGACCTTCCAGTCGGGCGCCGGGGTGGGCCTGGCCAACTTCCGCCACGAAAAGCCATGGCGCGCGCCGAGCCTGCTGCTGGAGGCCGACCCCCCGCATCACGACGCCCCACGACGAGTGCTGCGCGAGGCCCTCGCCCCACCCGCGCTGCGCCGCCTGCGGGATGTATGGCAAGAGGCAGCCGAGGACCTCCTGGACAACGTACTGGCCGAGCGAGGAGAGGATTTCGACGCCTTCGACGCCCTGGCCAAGGCCTTCCCGCTGCGGGTCTTCCCCGACGCGGTCGGCCTGGGACCTGATGGACGGGCGAACCTCCTGCCCTACGGCAACATGGCCTTCAACGCCTTCGGACCGGTCAACGACCTCGTCAAGTCCGACGCGCCCCGGGTGGCCGACTTGTCGGCCTGGGTGAACGCCCAGTGCGCCCGCGAGGCACTAAGTGAAGACGGCTTCGGGGCACGCATCTGGGCAGCCGCCGACCGCGGTGAACTCACCCAGCAGCAGGCACCGCTGGTGGTGCGCTCCCTGCTCACCGCCGGCGTCGACACCACCGTCCACGGCCTGGCCGCCGCCCTCTACGCTTTCGCCACCCACCCCGGCGAGTGGCAGCGGCTACGCGAACGACCGGAGCTGGCCCGGGTCGCGTTCGACGAGGCGGTGCGCTGGCAGTCGCCGGTGCAGACCTTCTTCCGCACCGCCACCACCGACGTCGAGATCGCCGGCGTCCGCATTCCAGAGGGCACGAAGATCCTCATGTTCCTCGGCTCCGCCAACTGTGACCCGGCCCGCTGGTCCGACCCCGACAGCTTCGACCTCACCCGCGACCCCTCCGGCCACGTCGGCTTCGGCATGGGCATCCACCAGTGCGTCGGCCAGCACGTCGCCCGTCTGGAAGCCGAGGCGCTGCTGACCGCCCTCGCCCGCCGCGTCGAACGCATCGAACTCACCGGCGAACCGCGCCGCCATCTCAACAACACCCTGCGCTCCTGGGCCTCGATACCCGTTCGCGTGCGCACGGCGCGGTGA
- a CDS encoding MFS transporter, with amino-acid sequence MLLVLFLALVADGHDSIALSLVVPTIAKEWSVAPTDLALALTAANAGAVIGYVAAGRLVRRWGSRLVVAGSVALFSVGSIATVAADSTPGLTALRFVTGLGFGMVLPAAVSIAAGCVSERRRSSAGVALALAVGVGSSLAGATGGGLLKNLGWHGLFWIPGLVALALTPVLLAVLPADHRAKNTPAASTDPAGEREEPSVRALFAAPLRAGTILVWGFAFLIFLSTYALTAWFPTVLVELGFAPTEAPAGSALIGLGGIVGGLVVVLLAPRFDTPPVLFVTSVVAVITLAIAGLLPLAGGLLLGLAGLAGVGLIAGVTGQTGLALSRYPMKLRTTGVGWAAAVGRIGSILGPLLGGAVLAGGISPRGFIAAVALPAIIAAILALILSGRRTNGAPATPSEGDSGSSRHADETSAASETS; translated from the coding sequence GTGCTCCTCGTTCTGTTCCTCGCGTTGGTCGCCGACGGCCATGACTCCATCGCACTGAGCCTGGTCGTACCGACCATCGCCAAGGAATGGTCCGTCGCCCCGACCGATCTCGCCCTAGCCCTGACCGCGGCCAACGCCGGAGCGGTCATCGGCTACGTCGCCGCCGGACGCCTGGTGCGCCGGTGGGGCTCGCGCCTGGTGGTGGCCGGGTCCGTGGCTCTGTTCTCCGTCGGCTCCATCGCGACCGTGGCCGCCGATTCCACCCCCGGTCTCACCGCGCTGCGCTTCGTCACCGGGCTGGGATTCGGAATGGTCCTGCCTGCGGCCGTCTCGATTGCCGCTGGATGTGTCTCCGAGCGGCGACGCAGCTCCGCCGGTGTCGCACTGGCCCTCGCTGTGGGTGTGGGTTCATCTCTCGCCGGCGCCACAGGCGGAGGTCTGTTGAAGAACCTCGGATGGCACGGTCTGTTCTGGATTCCCGGTCTCGTCGCCCTGGCGCTGACCCCCGTCCTGCTCGCGGTTCTTCCAGCGGACCATCGTGCGAAGAACACGCCGGCCGCGAGCACTGACCCGGCCGGCGAGCGCGAAGAGCCGTCCGTACGAGCCCTGTTCGCTGCACCGTTGCGCGCCGGCACGATCTTGGTGTGGGGATTCGCGTTCCTCATCTTCCTGTCCACCTACGCTCTGACGGCCTGGTTCCCCACCGTGCTGGTCGAGCTGGGCTTCGCGCCGACCGAGGCGCCCGCGGGCAGCGCACTCATCGGGCTGGGCGGGATCGTCGGCGGCCTGGTCGTCGTGCTGCTGGCGCCTCGCTTCGATACCCCACCCGTGCTGTTCGTAACCTCGGTGGTGGCAGTGATCACCCTAGCCATCGCCGGACTCCTTCCCCTCGCCGGCGGACTTCTGCTAGGCCTGGCCGGCCTGGCCGGAGTCGGCCTCATCGCCGGGGTGACGGGTCAGACCGGGCTCGCACTCAGCAGATACCCCATGAAGCTGCGCACCACCGGCGTCGGCTGGGCGGCCGCCGTCGGGCGCATCGGCTCCATCCTGGGCCCGCTGCTCGGCGGTGCCGTGCTCGCCGGCGGAATTTCGCCCCGCGGTTTCATCGCCGCGGTCGCATTGCCCGCAATCATCGCAGCCATCCTGGCGCTCATCCTCTCCGGTCGTCGGACGAACGGGGCGCCGGCCACACCGTCGGAGGGCGACTCCGGGAGCAGCCGGCATGCCGATGAGACCTCTGCGGCCTCCGAGACGTCTTGA
- a CDS encoding alpha/beta fold hydrolase — MPYLERPDARIFFTDEGSGPVTLLLIHGLVSDSNDWNWLTPLLRDRYRIVSMDMRGHGRSSASGGYALADLAQDALAIADSIGCRRFVPMGHSLGGTVAACLAVEHPDRVEAVIEVDPAYALPSPMVDGWEAVRAQWKGKKAVFPDALLVSDVMAPFLATWLARRLEAIDPAAFWGAYDGQARGPEGLSVSSPEADEYLRRRACPVLSFHAIPGRAQWESALFTHPASRTIEWEGSSHYLHIERPREMAVVVSGWLGALASPAVAATGEA, encoded by the coding sequence ATGCCATACCTGGAGCGCCCCGATGCTCGCATCTTCTTCACCGACGAGGGATCCGGGCCCGTCACCCTCCTGCTGATACACGGCCTGGTCTCCGACTCGAACGACTGGAACTGGCTGACGCCGCTGCTCCGCGACAGATACCGCATCGTGAGCATGGACATGCGTGGCCACGGTCGGTCCAGCGCATCCGGGGGTTATGCGCTCGCCGACCTCGCCCAGGACGCCCTGGCGATCGCCGACAGCATCGGCTGCCGGCGTTTCGTGCCGATGGGCCACTCGCTGGGCGGCACGGTCGCCGCGTGTCTCGCCGTCGAGCATCCCGACCGGGTCGAGGCGGTCATCGAGGTCGACCCGGCATACGCCTTGCCGTCGCCGATGGTCGATGGGTGGGAGGCGGTACGCGCCCAGTGGAAGGGTAAGAAGGCCGTGTTCCCGGATGCTCTTCTCGTCTCGGACGTCATGGCGCCCTTCCTGGCGACCTGGCTCGCCCGGCGTCTGGAAGCGATCGACCCCGCAGCGTTTTGGGGTGCCTACGATGGTCAGGCACGCGGACCGGAAGGGTTGTCCGTCTCGTCGCCCGAGGCGGACGAGTACCTGCGCCGCCGCGCCTGCCCCGTACTGTCGTTCCATGCGATACCGGGCCGCGCACAGTGGGAGAGCGCCCTGTTCACGCATCCCGCTTCGCGCACGATCGAGTGGGAAGGCTCGTCGCACTACCTGCACATCGAGCGCCCCCGCGAAATGGCTGTGGTGGTGTCCGGCTGGCTCGGCGCCCTGGCCTCGCCGGCCGTGGCCGCGACCGGCGAAGCCTAG